CGATCTTCCTTGAGGGGCGTGTACTCGCTATGCAGGGAAAACACCAAATCCAAGTTTTTCGGCGAGTGGAAGACGATCAGTTGATCCCGGCCGGGTGAGACGCTAATGGACGTCAACTGTAAGCGAAGTCAAGATAGggaattaatattaaatgtatAGATTTGGATATcttttaattgtattatttgaaACCCAATTCTACTAACCTCCCTAATTTTAATGTTTCGTTTCATGTCCTTAAATTTATTCTTGATACCGTCCAGTTTGTAGATAGTCGAATCAGAAACGATGAAGGCGCGATTAGCCTGTTTGTTGCAATGGTTGAACTTCTTGACGAATGAGGAGAAGAGCACTTGCTGGAAGGTCTCGCCGTCGGCGAGGTGGTTCCTTATGTTCTTTATGCTCGCGCTGTAGGCCTCATATCCGCTGTTTTCCTGCACGTTGGCCAGATAATCACCCACCCAGCGGCGGGCTTGACCCCAATAGGGTCGTCTTCCGGCCAGCGCAGTGGCGGCGATAATCTGCAGGCGTAACTGCGGCCACTCACTGCGAGGATATTTGTGCAGGATCATGTTGGCTCGCCAGAAATCGAACATACGGTGCAGCTTAGCCTCCACCTTGCGCCCGGCGAGCGGCGGCTGTGGCCACTGGATGCTCTTGCCGTAGTCGCGCATCTGCTTGGCTTTCCGGAAGCGGTTGGCCAGCTCCTGGACGTAGCTACGCAGCTTGTAGGCCCTATAGGCGCGCATGATCATAATGGCCGCCTTCATCTTCTTAAAGTTTCTTCTCACAATCCATCCACGCACTCGCTTTTGCAGCAGCGTCACAATGTGTGGGATCATCTCGTTCCTCTGATGCTCCAGAGCAAACAGGGTGCGTGGCGAGCGTATAAAGATCTTTGTGTGTCCGTACTTAACGTCCTGGGCGAACTTCTTCTCCTCGATCAGCACACGGACACCATCGCGATCGCTTCCCGCACGGAAATTGGGCCAAGTGTACTGCGAGATCATCTTGTAGCGGAGCAGGAACTTATCATAGCGTTGGCGATGAACGAATCCGGCTCGACGAACGCGTAAGTTCTCCAGTAGGCCAAGGTATCGCACCTGGTGCTCCACACGCTCCTCATCGAAAACTGTGGAGCTCTTTAGGTCATTGGGTTTGATGCAGCGCACATAGAAGGGTTCCTTCTTGAGCAGAGTAACCACCAGATCAGCCATCGATCTCTGGAACAAGGTGCCGGCTGTCAATGGTCTCTTGGTGGTTTTCTTGATATCCTGTGCTCCCTCGGGCCACATCTCGCTCAGGTTAGCATCCTTGGAGTTGTGCAGCAGGCGCTTAAAGTCCTGATACAGCGTATCCTTGTTCTTCTCGATGAATCCATTGATGTTGTAGATCACATCGCCGGCGTAGTGGGTGATACGGAAATCCTCGCGATGCTTCAGCTCCTTGTCCGTGGGCTTCAGCTGGCGACTGGTGTAGTGCGGATGCTTGCTCAGGTTCTTGTCCATGGCCCCCAGAAGTGTGTCGTCCGTCACCTTGCCCACGCTGAGGCAGGCCTCGTCCATGATGGCAATGATGCCCTTGTGCGGCTGCTCAACGAGATCGCAAATGATCTGGAATTGAAGGAGATTTAGATAACTTGCGCTTTCTCATTCATCGATTGAGTCCCAAACTAACCTTGTTGTTGAAGTATTCAATATTGGTCCATTCAATGCCCTCACGCTGGTACTCCTCTTGCTCCTGTTTGAGCACCAGTTCTTTGGGAAATAACACGGATCATTACGATATATCGCTAATTAAAGAATCAGGCATCATTACCTATGAATAACTGCTGCAATTTCTCGTTGCAATAGTTGATGCAGAACTGCTCAAAGCTGTTGCTGTCGAAGATCTCGAAGCCGTAAATGTCCAGCACTCCGATGACCGAGTTGAATCGCGCCTGCGTCTTGCTGCCGCGGAATAGGATTGCCCTGTTGATGCGGGAGATGATCCAGGTGAAGAGACGGTCGTAGATGGCCTTGGCCAGAGCATCCTTTCCGTACTCCGCCTGCGTGGCGTTGTGATCCTTCTGCATCACATTTCCACCGGCCGCAATGACCCGTTTGGTCAGTGCCGTGGACAGCTCGGATTCGGTGACCTGAAGCAGCTTGGCCGCGGATTTCAGGTGTTGCTTGTTGCTGATCACCAGCTCATCCTCAATGGCTGCAATGCGGAAAAAGGAAATGTAGGAAAAAACTACTTAAGATTTGAATATTTAACAACTCACTTTGGAACTCCACATTTCCCAGATGCAAGACAGCGGCAATTGTGCGCCAAATGGTCTGCACCTCATCCGTGGTGAAGCCCAGGGTCTTAAAGGCGTTGCAGGTGCCCTTGTAGTCGGACTTCTCCGTCAGTATGTCCATGCTGCCCTGGTTCAAGTAGTGGTACTTGCCCGTTTCCTTTTGCAGTTCATATTGCCGCAGCTCGTTGTCGTTGGCTCCACGCAGCAGCTATAAATGGATGAATTGGTTGGGGGTATTAATTAGGCGATTGCAACTATTTTAAATTAACCCAACTTGGTCAGTGCAACATGAACGTCAGTCCATGCCCCAAGAATTTAGCACGCCAGACAATTAGCAGACGTGCTAAGTGTAATTaaacttccgtttccggtcGAGCATTTGGCAGTTGCCTTTCAAACTTTAACAAGTTGTATCTTTTAATATAAAGTTAACTAcatttctatttttgccaGTTAGGCGAATTGATATCATATCAGCTGAGTAAGATATTTTCAAGATCTTTGACGTTGGGGAAACCCGTAAACTTGGTAATCAATAAAAATCTACATGCATGCCTATCGCCGTTTTTGCAGGTGTGTGTGTTAATTGAGCATTGTTTATTTCAAGATAGCCTGGCTAGTCATAAATTATATATTGGCCAAGTTGGGAATTTATGACCGATGCAGACGAGTTGTAGACCCATTCCCAAAGCAAGCATTCCATAATACGggcatatatttattttgactCACTTCAAAAATAAACAACTTGCACTTTctaacaaataaacaaaaaagttCGAACTCAAACAAAAGCCAGATGAAGTATTTGACTTGATTAAGTGTTTCCAGATGATAAATGTGCTAAAAGTGCTTCAAATTGCTCAAATGGATATGCATCGGAAATAGCGATCAATTATCACCTCAGCAGGTTAAATATACCAGATAAATAggttttatatattatatggtTAACGCATTGAGTGATGAATAAGCGATTGAGTCGTGACGTGATACTTTTTTCTAGTTTATTGGTTGAGTCTTGACTACGCCTATGTTATCATTTTGCGAGTGATATCATCCAATTCTGGATACCTAAGAAGAAGTGAGCAATGTAGAACAGATCTACAGCGGGTAgcgaatttaattaaattaattaacagTTTTAGGCTTTAAGATAATTGGCAGAGGAATGTGCAATAATGATTATACATAAATTACTTAGGCATGTGTcattatatttacatttatttaaatatttctataaAATAAAGGGCATCATGAGCAGCGTTTATTTGTTGCCACAAAACTTAGTCATACGACTTGAAAGTAATAAAGTTATATTAATACTAGGCCGCACACAACGTATGTGTATTCCCCTCATAAAACTGTCTCAACACTCAATTTAAATGCTCACAATTGTTTACAACGAAAACCCGCACCCACAAAAAGATAGCGACAATAACTGTCTaaccacccaaaaaaaaacaaaagagcaACTTCATCACGGCCACAACAACCTGACACCCCCAGGTAATGGACGCCCCACTGCCTGGCACCCAACCCATGAGCTGGAACACCTTTCGTCACCTGGCACGCGTCACGCTGACTCACTTGGTAAATAATCGCGTACACTTAATGCCACACACGACTAGTTCGGACCGATCCAACCGAATGCCACTCACCTGGTAGAAACTATGGAAGTTCCGCTCGcccggctgctgctgcaccacGCGCGACTTCTCGAGCAGATAGTTGGTGATGATGCCACCCACGGGATCCGCCTTGTAGTCGAACTCGATGTCCATGTACTTTCCAAAGCGACTGGAGTTGTCGTTGCGGTTCGTCTTGGCGTTGCCAAAGGTCTCCAGGATCGCATTGCTCTGGATCAGAACGTTCTTGACTCTGgaaaatgaatatatattattatatatttagtttaatggacttataaaattttaattaatttccatgCCAGCAAAACTATAAAGACAACcctcattaaaatcaaatcgaCATAATTAAGAAACGAAATCAACACAATAAATACGCTATTATTGCTTCGTAAATTCTTCTCCCCTCGGTGGCCAAGCAATTTGGAAAATGCCACTCACCCTAATCCCCGAAACTATGGTAAATGTCGTTTCCCATTTCATTCGTGGCACTAAAAATTGGCAATTTAGAGGACCATTGTGTTCCGGGGGCTTGGCCATGGAATTTTCAGCGCTTTTATGGAGCACCTTAAACTACACCCAAGTGATAAAAAGTTCCTTTGGACAAAGTGGTTTGCAATTAGTGGGGCAATTAATTTGGCAACTTAAGCTGCAAGTCCACAGACGACTGATGTCATCCGGGGTCATGGGTCACGCGATGACCATGCGAGCGATTATGACCCATCTGGGAAATGCTTCATTAGCCACTGCCACCTGGCACCGGCGTCTGAAAATCTTCCCTCAATGAGAATTCCATTGCGCATTTGCATGCGAAACAATGGGCGATTTTCTCTGGGACCTATGATGTACATGTGGTTATATAGGTCGGTTCGAGGTTCCCATTGTCTGGTTCACAGTATTGTGATAAGGCCGCAAGCGTTCCATCAACCTATGCAAATATGTGGCCAAATTGATTAACTAATTTACTATGTAAACAGAGCAAACGGCTTGGGTACCTTTGAGCTAGTTTAATATATTTGCATTAACTGCTATTTGGTGCTATTAACTTGATTTCCCCAAGACAATGGCTAATTAAAACAGAATGGCAGTTACTTGCTTAAACTTAATCAAGGATTTTCATAGCTCAACTATCATTTAACAATAATTAGGAGTATTTATTGGGAATCCATCCACTTACCTCTCGATTTCGTTCTGACCCTGGGCATTAGTCACCGCCGCAATGTACTTCATGATGATCTTGGAGGCCTCCGTTTTGCCCGCACCGGACTCACCGGAAATCAGGATGCAGGTGTCCTGCTGGCGCTGCTTGAGCACCCTGTAGGCGGAATCGGCGATGGCGAACAAATGTGGGGCATTCTCGAAGAGCTCCCGACCCTTGTACTTGCGAATGGTCTCCGGACCGTAGATGTTCATCTGTCTGTACGGATTCATCGAGACGCACACCTCGCCGATGTATGTGTAGATGGATCCGTTTTGGAATCTGTAGGAAGAGTAATGGACGGTCGCTCATTAGTTCGGCAGTTCGCTGCAGTGTTTGGAAAAGTATTTCCCCCAGATTACGAAATATATTTCGAGTGAGTGGGAGTGACAGGTGGGGAGCCACCACCCGTCGTTGGCGCCTGTAGCTTTCAATTCGAAAATTGCTTTTTCAACATTCAACACGCGGGTGCATGTGATATACCTGCTCCACATGATCGATAAAATCAAATCGTTGATCTCTTTTCCCACTTTTTGATTGACTGGCATGTGGATGCATTTATTCTGCACTCGATTTGTGAGGCGCCAAAAGATTGGGCCTATAAAAGTTTGTTTTGTtcataaaatgcatttttggttCGCTAAGTGGGTCACTTTCGATCGATAGACAATGGAGAGCATTCAAGAAGGAGAGCATGAGAATCTCAAATATTTCACTTGGCGACTagtatataatgtatatattattcTGAACTAAATCTTCAGTTGATAAGAGTTCTAATAAGTCTTTTCCAAGACATAGGCTATCTTATCTGAAGCGATTGCGAGTACTTGAAACTATCGACTGGATTATTGTTGTAAGCTGGAAACTAAGATTTGGCCAAATatacctttttttttactttttaatgAACTTTGCCTCTTTACAAGTATTAAGATTTAAATTGAGTTGAAAATTTAAACATGATAGAGTGATTTTCTAGTTTAAGAACTGTTCAGTTTTCACTGCATTTGAGTGGAATTGAAAAACAATAAGGCAAGTTGAATGCAAATTACGCATTACGTGTTCCCAGAAAATTACCCAAAGTGTTCCGAAAGTAAGAGTTACACCATCAGCGACTGCAAATTAACCCAGATGAGCCACATAACCAAAAGTCCAGCCccagaaaaaaaaccaaactaTGCAACAAGTGGGTTTTACAAACGGCTAGAAAAAGTGTTATTTTCCTCCCAAaaccagaaaaacaaaaagccaaaaatgtaaatgaaaataaagcaGCAAATTAGCAGACAAAGAAACGGTGAAATTGTTTAAAGCCAAAGACCAACTCGAAAACTAAGCCCAAACCAAATAGCCAACAGTTTTCGTTAGCCCGAATTGAGGGAATGAAAACGATTAAAACAATACACTTAATACGCGCAtttgtttgtatttatgtTTTGGCTGCTGGTTGCTGGTTTGGTGCCCATTTTTTCCTCGAACACATGTTTTTACTTAACTTTTCAGTGCTTATTTATAGACCGACTGCGCTGGCTTTCCAGCTTTCTGTTTCGTTTTGTGTGCCGACTACTTCCACTTGCCTCCTCTTGCCCTCTTTCAACGCATTTCGACTTCTGGGTCAAAACGAGTGCGACGAGTGACAAATGGCCATCTGAACTCCAGCACCAGAATGGCCAAGAAAGTCCAAGACGCCGTTTAGCGCGCTTTTTAGCTTCATTTTTGGGGCCATCACATATTATGGCAAGTACAAAAGGGCAGGCAGCAAATGACAAGCCTCTTAGGGGCAAAGGAAACCCAATCCGCCACAGATTTGTATGATTTCTACTCCCCCTCTCTCACAACAACCATATGGTGTCACCATGTGCACCTTCGCCACTGGGAAGGGTCGGGGGGTTTCgaccacggggcgtatgattGACATCATGTCAAAAATTGGTTTTGGCCCGCATGACGAGCAGCACACTCGCCTTTTGCGGAGGAGGGCCTAATGGGGCTATAGAAATTGTTGGCCAGGTTTAGTGTAATTGTCAAGACTCAATGGACAGAAAGAGCTAGCTCGATGGTAgcaaaaatttcaatttggttTCAGTTTGAATAATCGGGGTCATTGGTCGGTATAGAAAAAGAAACTAATAAacgaatatatgtataaactAGTCATGAAATGCTACTACAAGTTCAATGAGCATTGAAAAGAAACAATAATAATGCTTAGTTACTAGATTAACAGCATGTATTTTactataaattttattattgaaAGTATGTGcgcttattttaaaaataacttttaaaATGATAGATATTTGTCATAAGGAACCTCATATACCAAATGTCTTATCTAGCCCAAAATTCTGACTCAAACTCTCTTATCACTTCAGAATTCGCTGCACCCCATTTGTCACACATATGgacattaaatatatataataatatataataaaattatctgctgctgctgggaaCTAGCCCTCCAAAAATTACCAAATACTTCacatgttttttgtttgctcaACTGCCAACAGACGATTTTGGGCTCTCTTTCGGATTCcccaagcaaaaaaaaaagaaaataacattcataaattaaattc
This genomic stretch from Drosophila mauritiana strain mau12 chromosome 2L, ASM438214v1, whole genome shotgun sequence harbors:
- the LOC117145614 gene encoding unconventional myosin ID, with the translated sequence MAMQREAGVQDFVLLDQVSMEKFMDNLRKRFQNGSIYTYIGEVCVSMNPYRQMNIYGPETIRKYKGRELFENAPHLFAIADSAYRVLKQRQQDTCILISGESGAGKTEASKIIMKYIAAVTNAQGQNEIERVKNVLIQSNAILETFGNAKTNRNDNSSRFGKYMDIEFDYKADPVGGIITNYLLEKSRVVQQQPGERNFHSFYQLLRGANDNELRQYELQKETGKYHYLNQGSMDILTEKSDYKGTCNAFKTLGFTTDEVQTIWRTIAAVLHLGNVEFQTIEDELVISNKQHLKSAAKLLQVTESELSTALTKRVIAAGGNVMQKDHNATQAEYGKDALAKAIYDRLFTWIISRINRAILFRGSKTQARFNSVIGVLDIYGFEIFDSNSFEQFCINYCNEKLQQLFIELVLKQEQEEYQREGIEWTNIEYFNNKIICDLVEQPHKGIIAIMDEACLSVGKVTDDTLLGAMDKNLSKHPHYTSRQLKPTDKELKHREDFRITHYAGDVIYNINGFIEKNKDTLYQDFKRLLHNSKDANLSEMWPEGAQDIKKTTKRPLTAGTLFQRSMADLVVTLLKKEPFYVRCIKPNDLKSSTVFDEERVEHQVRYLGLLENLRVRRAGFVHRQRYDKFLLRYKMISQYTWPNFRAGSDRDGVRVLIEEKKFAQDVKYGHTKIFIRSPRTLFALEHQRNEMIPHIVTLLQKRVRGWIVRRNFKKMKAAIMIMRAYRAYKLRSYVQELANRFRKAKQMRDYGKSIQWPQPPLAGRKVEAKLHRMFDFWRANMILHKYPRSEWPQLRLQIIAATALAGRRPYWGQARRWVGDYLANVQENSGYEAYSASIKNIRNHLADGETFQQVLFSSFVKKFNHCNKQANRAFIVSDSTIYKLDGIKNKFKDMKRNIKIRELTSISVSPGRDQLIVFHSPKNLDLVFSLHSEYTPLKEDRIGEVVGIVCKKYHDLTGTELRVNVSTNIACRLHGRARIITVEAASNVEVPNFRPKEGNIIFEVPAAYCV